From a single Nicotiana tabacum cultivar K326 chromosome 8, ASM71507v2, whole genome shotgun sequence genomic region:
- the LOC142163442 gene encoding secreted RxLR effector protein 161-like, with product MDIAHPLNTLMVVRSLDINKDPFWPQENDEVLVGDETPYLSAIGVPMYLANNTRPDITFAVSLLARFSSSPTRRHWNGYLFTYGGAAISWSSMKQTIAATSSNHAEIIAIHKASRECIWLRSMTQHIQEMRGFLMKKNNPTTLYEDNVACIAQLK from the exons ATGGATATTGCACATCCATTAAATACCCTAATGGTTGTGAGATCGCTTgacataaataaagatccattttgGCCTCAAGAAAATGATGAAGTGCTCGTTGGTGATGAAactccatatcttagtgcaattggggtaccgatgtatcttgccaataatacCCGACCAGATATTACTTTTGCAGTAAGCTTATTAGCAAGATTCAGCTCCTCTCCAACAAGAAGACATTGGAATG gctatttgtttacatatggaggtgcAGCTATATCATGGAGTTCAATGAAACAAACAATAGCTGCCacatcttcaaatcatgctgagataatagccattcataAAGCTAGTCGGgaatgtatttggttgagatcaATGACTCAACATATTCAGGAAATGCGTGGTTTTCTTATGAAAAAGAACAATCCAACTACATTATATGAAGACAATGTTGCTTGTATTGCTCAACTGAAATGA